The window TGCGATGTTCTGCAAGGTGCTGGAGGAGCGGATCGGGGTTCCGGCGGCGAGCGATTCGAGCAAGGTGCAGGCGGTCGCCAGCGATGCGGGCGCGGTGCCGCCCGTGATTGCCGAAAAGATCGACGCCATGTGGGCCGAGCGGATCGCTCCGGTGACGGGGCACGCGGATTTCGCGAGCCTTGCCGCGGCGCTCGATCCGGCCTGAGGGAGCGCTGCGCGGCTTTCCTACCGCAGGTCGGGGGACTACGAGAGAGCAGCAAAACCGCCCTGCGCGATGTTTTTTCCGCGTGAAACATGGCCGGTTTGTGTAAAATCAGTAGCTTACCTCAAAAACAGCCGGTTTCAGGCCCCTTCCAGACCCCCGCTAGACCCCCTCTAGCCCCGGTTTGACCCCCTGATGGGTGCGATTTGACCTCGCTCAAATACCCGCTTGGCAACAACTCCTAGGCTCTCCCTCGAAACCACGGGAGATCACCATGTCCGCACATACGCCGCACGAATTGCACGACGAGTTTCCGCAGGATGCCGAGGTGCTTCACCGCTTGAAGATCGGCAATCCCCACTTCGTCCAGCTGGCCGACCGGCATCATGCGGTGAACCGCGAAATCCACCGCATCGCCGCCGAAATCGACGCCGCCAGCGACGAGCGGCTGGAAGGTCTGAAGCGCGAAAGGCTCCACCTGCTGGATGAAATCGCGGCGATGATCGAGGCCGAGGAAGGCAACCCCGCGCCCGCCTGAACAGGCTTGGGCGGGCGGCGCATGAGGCGATGCGCCGTCCGCTCCCCCCTTGAGAAACAAGCGCAAACTGCGCGGTGTCGTCCGGCGGTCCTCGCCTGAACGGCGCTGGCCCTTGCGGCGGTCTGCGCCCTCCATCGGCTCCTGCGCCTTGCGCCGGTCATCCTTGCGACGGTCGTCGCCGGTGGGGGTGGTGTCGGAGTTGTCGTTCGCCATGCTCACCTCGTCTGCAGACAGCGTAACATCAAGCGGCTGTAAACCATAGGGCTTTGATGCAGGCGCTGCCCGGGCTGCCCCGCGCCGTCTTGCACTGCGCGGCGAAGGCGCTAGGGCACGCGGGATGCGGCGCATCGCCGCCGATGGCCCGAGGACACGATACGCCTGTGACTGATACGACATCCGGCACCGCAGCAGGGAGCCTTCCCGATCTCTCGAAAGCAGAAGTGCTGATCGAGGCGCTGCCCTATTTCCAGCGCTATGCAGGGCGCACCTTCGTGGTGAAATATGGCGGTCACGCGATGGGCGATCCGGCTGCGGCGCGCGACTTCGCCGAGGATATCGTGCTGCTGAAGGCGGTCGGCATCAACCCGGTGGTGGTCCATGGCGGCGGCCCGCAGATCGGCGAGATGCTGGCGAAGCTGGGGGTGGAGAGCACCTTTGTCGACGGGTTGCGCGTCACCGATGCGGCCACCGCCAAGGTCGCCGAAATGGTGCTGTCGGGCGCGATCAACAAGGAACTGGTCGGCTGGATCGCGGGTGCGGGCGGCAAGGCGATCGGCATCTCCGGCAAGGACGGCGGGCTGGTGACGGCGCAAAAGGTCAGCCGCACCACCCGCGATCCTGACAGCAATATCGAACAGGTGGTGGATCTGGGCTTCGTGGGCGAGCCGGCCGAAGTCGATACCACGGTGATCGACACGATGGTGGCCGCAGGCATGATCCCGGTGATTGCCCCCATCGCCCCGGGCGCGGACGGGCAGACCTACAATATCAACGCCGATACCATGGCTGGCGCCATCGCGGCGGCCCTGGGCGCGGCGCGGCTGTTCCTGCTGACTGACGTGCCGGGCGTGCTAGGCACCAATGGGGAGCTCCTCACCGATCTCACCCCTGCGGCGATTGCCAAGCTGCGCGAAGACGGCGTGGTGCGCGGCGGCATGGTGCCCAAGCTCGAAACCTGCGTCACCGCGGTGCAATCGGGCTGCGAGGCAGCGGTGGTGCTCGACGGGCGGGTGGGCCACGCGATGCTGCTCGAATTCTTCACCGCAAGGGGTGCGGGCACGCTGGTGCGGGCCTGATCTGCCGCCTGCGGGGAACTCCTCTCTGGCGCGAGGCGTATTAACAGGCTAATACGCCCAACAGGGACCTCATCAGGGCCGCGCCCCAGTGCGCTGCGCCCGGCACAGGATACGGATCGCAATGCAAGGATTGGCTGTACTCGTCGATATTCTGGTGATGCTCACCAATGTGCTGGTGATGCTGATCATCGTGCAATTCGTGATCGGGCTGCTTTTCGCCTTCAACGTGGTGAGCCCGGGCAACGAATTCCTGCGGCAGGTCTATGAATCGATCAACCGCCTGCTCGAACCGGTGCTGCGGCCGATCCGCAACATCATGCCCAATACCGGCGCGATCGATTTCTCGCCGCTGGTGCTGATCCTTGGCCTGCAGATCCTCACCCGGGTGATGATGGGGCTGGCGGGAGCCTATTGATGAGCCAGGCGGCGACCATCGACGGTAAGGCCTTTGCCGAGGGTCTGCGTGCCCGCGTGGGCGAGGCCGCGGCGGCTTTCGCGCATCAGGCCGGCCGGCGTCCGGGCCTTGCGGTGGTGCTGGTGGGTGAGGACGCGGCAAGCCAGGTCTATGTCGGCGCCAAGGGCAAGGCCTGCGAGGCGGCCGGCATGGCGAGCTTCGAGCACCGCCTCCCCGCCGACACGAGCGAGGCCGCGCTGCTCTCGCTGATCGAGCGGCTCAATCAGGACGAAGGGGTGGACGGGATCCTCGTCCAGCTGCCGCTCCCCGCCCATCTGCACGAACAGGCGATCATCGCCGCGATCAATCCGGACAAGGACGTAGACGGCTTCCACGTCATCAACGCCGGTAGGCTGAGCGTCGGGCAGACGGGCTTCGTGCCCTGCACTCCGCTGGGATGCATCATGCTGCTGAAGGATCGTCTGGGCGATCTGTCGGGGCTGGATGCGGTGGTGATCGGCCGCTCGAACATTGTCGGCAAGCCGATGGCGCAGCTGCTGGTCGATGCCAACGCCACGGTGACCATCGCGCATAGCCGCACGAAGAACCTGCCCGAAGTGGTGCGCCGCGCCGATATCGTGGTGGCCGCGGTGGGCCGTCCGGAGATGGTGCGGGCTGACTGGATCAAGCCGGGCGCGACCGTGATCGATGTCGGTATCAACCGCCTGCCGCCCTCCGAGGAAAGTCCAAAGGGCAAGCTCGTCGGCGATGTCGCCACGGCCGAAGTGCGCGAGGTCGCAGGCGCGATCACGCCGGTGCCGGGCGGGGTCGGGCCGATGACCATCGCGGTGCTGCTGCGCAACACGCTGGTCGCCGCCCACCATCATGCCGGAATGCCTGCGCCGGAGGGGCTGTGACCCGCGCCCGCGGTCTGCTGGCGCTCGCAACGCTCGCCTGCGTGCTTTCCGCCTGCGCCAGTCCGCGCCCCAAGGGTCCGCCGCCGGCCGTGATCAACCGGGTGCTGACCGGCGCGCCCGGGGCTGGCCAGCCGAGCAAGATCGTCGCTGCCGAAATCGCCTTTGCCCGCGCCGCGCGCGAGCAGGGGCAGTGGACCGCTTTCCGGATGTTCGCCGCCCCCGGCGCGCTGCTCCACGGCGGCAACGGCCCCTTCGCTATCGAGCCCTGGCTCGCCACGCAGAGTGATCCGCCCCAGGCGGTGCAGTGGGAGCCGCGCGCGGTCGTCGTCAGCTGCGACGGGGCGCTGGCGGTCAGCCAGGGGCGCTCGATCGAGCCTGACGGGACGGTCGGCAATTTCCTCACAGTGTGGGAACGGCAGGGCGACGGCCAGTATCGCTATGTCTTCGACGCGGGCGGCCCCGACGTGCCCCAGCCGCCGAAGAAGAAGCCGGTCGAGGCCGAGGGCGGGATCGTCGTCACCGCGATGGATGCGGTGCTCGGCATGGTCGCCTCCTGTCCGCGCGGGGGGGGCGAGATTCTGCCGCCGCCGCCGATCCCGGTGGGCGAGGACGGCAAGACCGATGCCCGCCTGTCGCGCGATGGCACCCTGCGCTGGCGCTGGGAACACCGCGCTGACGGCACGCGCTTTGCGGCGGCCGAATACTTCTACGAGGGCCGCTGGCTCACCGCTTTCGAGCAAAGCATCAAGCCCGTCCCCGCGCCCGCGCCCGCCGAGTAAGCACTGCCTGCCATGATCTTCACCGAACTCTTCCTGTCCGCCTTTGTCACCCTGTTCGTGGTGATCGACCCGCCCGGCTGTGCGCCGATCTATGCCGGGCTGACCAAGGGGGCGAGCGCCGCGCAGGCCCGCTCCATGGCTCTGCGCGCGACCATGATCGCCTCGATCATCCTGCTGATCTTCGCGCTGTTCGGGCAGGAATTGCTGAGCGCGCTGCATATCGAGCTCAACTCGTTCCGCATCGCGGGCGGGCTGATGCTGTTCTTCATCGCCTTCGACATGGTGTTTGAAAAGCGCACCCAGCGACGCGAAAGCCGCGCAGAGAAGATCGCGGCGACACCCGAGATCGAGGACGTCTCGGTGTTCCCGATGGCGATGCCGATGCTCGCCGGGCCGGGCGCGATCGCGGCGATCATGCTGCTGATGAACGAGGCCGATGGGCTGACGGAATCGATCGAGGTGCTGGCCGCGCTGGCGGCGGTGCTGGCGATCACCGCGGCATCGCTGGTCGCCGCCGGACCGCTGATCCGGGTGCTGGGCGACAAGGTGGAGGCGGTCATCACCCGCCTGCTGGGCGTGCTGCTGTCCGCGCTGGCGGCGCAATATGTGATCGACGGGCTGAAGGGCAGCTTCTCGCTGTAATACCAAGGTTCGCTGGCGCGAACCGCAGACCCCGCGCCCCTATTGCAGCGTGACGATGTCCTCGTCGCCATCGGTGCGGCCGAAGAACTGCATCAACTGCACCAGCAATTCGCACCGCACAGTGAGGTTTTCCGCTTCGAGCAGGGCCTGCTTGCTCGCTGGATCGAAGGGCGCGATCTGCGAGACGCCGTTGATCAGCGAGCGATCATCGAGCCGCGCGACCGAATCCCAGTCGACCGAATAGCCCTGCCGGTCAGCAAAGCGGCGCGCCTCGCGCTCGAACCCGCCGCGCTGGGCGTGGGAGAGGGTTTCGTCCTCGTCCTCGTCCATGATCTCGGCCTCGATCTGGCGGAAGGCAGTGGTCACCTCCAGCTCGCGCACCATCCGGAAGCGCGTGGTGCCTTCAAGGATGAGGTTGTAGCGCCCGTCATCCATCGCCTGCACCTCGCCGATTTTGCCGACGCAGCCGACGCGGTAGAGCGGCGCGCCCTCTTGCGGGCGCTGCGGCTGGATCATGGCGATCTGGCGGTCGCGAATCAGCGCATCGCCGACCAGCGCGCGGTAACGCGGCTCGAAGATGTGAAGCGGCAGCTGCATCCCGGGAAACAGCACCGCGCCGGTCAGGGGAAAGATGGAAAGGCGTTTCGTCATCCGAACAATACGCGCGACAGGCGGCGACGGACGCCGACCACCCATTCATCCTCGAGCCCTGTGGCCTCGAAAATCTTGAGCAGCTTGGCGCGCGCGGCACCTTCGTTCCATTCGCGGTCGGCCGCGATCATGGCGAGGAGGGTGTCGGCGGCGGTGTCGCGCTCTCCGGCGGCGAAGGCAGCCTCGGCAAAGGCGAACTGCGCGTCCATGTTTTCCGGTGCGGCGGTGGCAGCAGCGCGCAGGGCGGCCAGCTCGCCGTCATCGACGCGGGTGCCGGCAAGCTCCAGCGCGGAGCGGGCGGGGGCAATCGCGGCATCGGTGGCGAGGCGGGGATCGGAATCGATCACCTCCATCACCTGGCGGGCCTGATCGACTTCGCCCAGCATCACCAGCGCGCGCACGAGGCCGGCATGGGCAGGCGCGTTCTCGGGCGCGAATTCGGTGATCTGGGCAAAGATCCCCGCCGCACGCTGGGCATCGCCTGCCCCGAGCGCATCCTCGCCCATCTTCACGAACTGCGCGAGTTCCTCGGGCGAGGGGCCTTGCGGCGCGCCGTCCGCAGCGCCGCCGCCGGCCTGCACCGGCAGCTGGGCGAGCAGCTGGTCGAGCGTCGCCTTCAACTGCGATTCGCTGCGGGCATTGGTGAGATCGGCGACCGGCTGGCCCTGGAACATGGCATAGACCGTCGGGATCGAGCGCACCTGGAACTGCGCGGCGATGAACTGTTCCTCGTCGACATTGATCTTGGCCAGCACCACGCCCTTGTCGGCATATTCGGCCGCGACCTTCTCCAGCACCGGAGCGAGCGCCTTGCACGGCCCGCACCATTCGGCCCAGAAATCGAGGATGACGAGGCTCGTCTGTGACGGCTCCACCACCGTCTTGCGGAAGCGTTCCACCGCCTTCTGTTCGTCGATGCTCAATCCCATGCTGGCCAAGGTCTGCTCCTGTCTGTGCTGCGCGGCTCTGTCTGCCGCCCCAATGTGGGGCATCTTCGGCGGATGTGAAGCGCGCATTTGTGCTGGCGGCAAGGGGCGCTGCAATCAAGTCCCATCAGCCCCAAATTTGCGCTTGCAGGGTGCGCAAGGCGCTGCTAATCGCGCCGCCTCTCCGGCAGAACCTGCGCTTTCGCAAGTTTCTGTCAGCGCCAGTGAGCGGGCGTAGCTCAGGGGTAGAGCACAACCTTGCCAAGGTTGGGGTCGAGGGTTCGAATCCCTTCGCCCGCTCCATTTTCCAGACCACAGAACCATGTTGTCCGGCACGCGGCCCCGCGTGTGCGGGCTTTGCGCTGTTTGCTGCGAGCGCGATAAAGGTGATGCTGTGCAGCAACACCATCCCCAATAATTGCCGGCGCGCCAAGTAATCGTTCTGAAACAATCGCCGAAGCCCCACGCCATTTCTGGCGCGATTCCGCAGTATTGCAGAAATATCTGCTGATAAATCCGATTATTACCTTTTTGTGAAAGGTCGCCAGAACCCCCGGTCGTCAACAAAGTGTCACGCACCACCAATAGCGGCGCGGCAATTCATCCAGACACAGGGGAAACCATTGACCACCACCGGATCGCTGCGCCTGCGCATTTCGCACAAGGCTCTCATGCTCGCTGCCGTCGCTGCCGTACCGCACGCTGCCTTTGCCCAGAGCCAGACGCCGGCCGAGGAAAAGCCGGAAGAAGCGCAGGAGATTGTCGTTTCGGGCGAGCGTCCGATCGCCGAATCCGAAGCGGCGGCACTGCGCGTCCAGCGTCTGTCGGACAATCTCGTCACGGTTGCGGCGGCGGACTCGGTCGGCCGCCTGCCCGATCAGAACATCGCCCAGGCCGCTGGCCGCCTGCCGGGTCTCGCGGTCGAGCGTGACCAGGGCCAGGCCCGCTACATCAGCCTGCGCGGCGCGCCCAACTACTGGACCACGCTGAGCTTCGACGGGATCAACATCGTCAGCCCCGAAGGCCGCGATGCGCGCTTCGATTCGATCCCTTCCGCGATCGCCTCGATGATCATCGTCAGCAAGGCGGTGACGCCGGACATGCCGGGCGAGACCGTGGCGGGCAACGTCAACATCGTCACCCGTTCGGCCTTCGACTATTCGGGCCTTCGCGTACTGGGCAAGGCCGGTTACGGCTTGGCCGAACTGGGCGATCGCAAGGAATATGAAGCCAACCTTGTGGCTTCGGACCGCTGGGACGTCGGCGGGCTGGGCGAGATCGGCCTGCTCGTGTCGGGCAGCTATTTCGAACGCAACATGGTCACCGACAATTTCGAGATCGACTGGGAGCGCGTTTCGCAGGATCAGCGTCCCGATAGCGTCACCCGCTTCTGGGCGCGCGAGACCGAGAACAAGCTCTACCGCCTGACCCGCAAGAACTGGTCGGTATCGGGCCGTCTCGACTGGCGTCCGGATGCCGACAACGAGATTTCGCTGCGGTCGATCTACACGATCTTCACCGACGACGAGGCGCGCGACAACTATATCTTCGACATGGACGATCGTCAGGGCGATCTGGTGGCCAACACCGCGGCCTGCCCGACCGCGATCAACTCCACGCCGACCACCACCGGCTATGCTGACGTGTGTATCGGCAACACCCCGCTGGCCGGCACGGTCTACGGCGTCGACATCAACCAGCGTTCGACCTTGCGCGCGTTCGAGCAGTCGATCTTCACCACGACGCTCGAAGGCAAGCACACCTTCGGCGACAGCGGCTTCCGGTTCGAATGGCTTGGCAATTACACCCGTTCGCGCGATGATCGTTCGGTGGTCGGCGAAGCGCGGTGGAACAGCCCCTCGACCCGCACCCTGCGCCCGACGGTGGCCTATGACTTCACCAATCCGCAGCTGGCCCGCGTGCAGCTGTTCAACACGCTGCAACTCGCCAGCCCGACCCGTTTCCAGGCCGGCACCGGCGTGACCGCGATCGACACCTTCACCAAGCCGCTCAGCTCGCTGCGCGTGCTTGATGCGGTGGACGATACCGACGCTTACACCGCGCGCGCGATTGTCGCTTATGACACCGGCTTCCTTGGCGGGGATGCGACCTTCAAGGCTGGCTTCCAGTATGATCAGCGCACCAAGGAATCGGTCAACAACCAGATCCTGCTCAACACCGCAGCGCAGTTCACGCAGATCGGCCTGTCGACCAACTACAATGATTTCGCGATCGACCTGCCGTTCCAGGGCGAGATCCCGCTTGGCTATACCTTCCGCTACTTCAACACCGAGCGGATGGCCGAGGTCGCGGCAGCGGCGCGGGCCAACTTTGCCTTTGCGCCGCTGACCGGCGACAACTTCAAGGTGCGCGAGAGTGTCTATGCCGGTTTCGTGATGGGCACGCTGCGCTATGACTGGGGCAGCATCCTTGGCGGTGTGCGCATGGAGAAGCTCGAGAACACCGGCACCGCGCTCGCCACGATCGGCGCGGCCAATCAGACGGTGACCGCCGGCAGCAGCCGCACGCTGTTCTTCCCGAGCCTGCACCTCAATTACAACGTCTCGGACAACGGCAAGCTGCGCTTCGGCTACACCAGCGGCGCGGCGCGGGCGGATTATGACCAGCTGCGTCCGAACGTCGTGATCAACGATGCCAACCTCACCATCTCGGGCGGCAACCCGGCGGTGAAGCCCGAGCGTTCGTGGGGCCTCGACAGCTATCTCGAATGGTACATCGTGCCGCAGGGCTTCCTGTCGATCGGCGCCTTCTACCGCGATGTGCGCGACGTGCTCTACACGGATCGCCGAACCTTCAATTCCGATGCGCTCAACATCGGCGGGGTGGACCGTTCGGACTACATCTTCACCGGCATCGCCAATGCCGGCAGCGGGCGGATCTACGGGGTGGAAATGGCGGCGCAGCTCCAGCTTGAACCCTGGACCGACGATCTTGGTCTGCCCGAATGGATGGGCGGCTTCGGCATCAGCGCCAACCTGACGCTCAACGATAGCGAGGTGACCAAGCCTGCCTTTGCCGCGTCGAATATCCCCGCGCGCAAGGTGCCCCTGCCGGGCACGTCGGACACGGTCTACAATATCGGCGGCTATTACGAGAAGTACGGCTTCTCGGCCCGCCTCCAGTACCAGCGCCGCAGTGCCTGGCTGGACGGGATATCTAATGACCTTGCCGACGCGGGCGATACCTACTGGGCGGCAGATGACGAGCTCGACTTCTCGGCGCGCTATGCGATCACGCCGAATTTCGAGGTCTATTTCGACGCCTCGAACCTGCTCGACAATCCCGGTCGTCGCTTTACCGAACCGGGTAACCTGCTGACTGCTTCGGGAACTCCGACGCCGTTCACCGACAACCTGACGATCGAGTGGGAGCGCTTCGGCCGCCGCTATTCGGGCGGTATCCGCTTCACCTTCTGATCGGCCGGACACGACAGACCTGACGGCCCGGGCGTGAAAGCGTCCGGGCCGTTTTGCGTCCGGTCAGGCCGCAGGGCACGTTTCGACGGATTCCGGCTTGCAATTGACGGCGCGCTTGCTAGCTGCACGATACGTTATCACATAAAAATGGAATACCCACGATGCGTCGCATTCCCTCTCTCGCTCCCTCGCGTCTCGCGCTGGCCGCTGCGCTTGGCCTTGCGGTCACTGCCAGCCCCGCGCTTGCCGATGATGCCGCCGAAGCCCAGCCTGCACCGGCTGACGAGAAAGCGCAGGTCGAGGATGATCTGCACAACCGCCAAGCCGACGATACCGGCAACATCATCGTCAGCGCCGCGGGCCTCAAGGAACTCGACGTGCTGGCCGGCACCAGCGTGCTCGAAGCGCGCGACGTGCAGCGGCAGGCGGTGACCGGCCAGATCGGCGAATTGCTGGCGAAGCTGCCCGGCGTGTCCGCCACCAGCTTCGCCCCCGGCTCCTCCCGTCCGATCCTGCGCGGCCAGCAGGGCGAGCGTGTGCGCGTGCTGGTGGACGGGGTGGGCACCTCGGACGTCTCGAACACCTCGGTTGACCATGCCACCACGATCGATCCGATCACGGTCGAGCGGATCGAGGTTCTGCGCGGCCCCGCGGTGCTGCTCTACGGCAGCCAGGCGATCGGCGGCGCAGTCAATGTG is drawn from Erythrobacter sp. and contains these coding sequences:
- a CDS encoding YdcH family protein, whose translation is MSAHTPHELHDEFPQDAEVLHRLKIGNPHFVQLADRHHAVNREIHRIAAEIDAASDERLEGLKRERLHLLDEIAAMIEAEEGNPAPA
- the argB gene encoding acetylglutamate kinase, with the translated sequence MTDTTSGTAAGSLPDLSKAEVLIEALPYFQRYAGRTFVVKYGGHAMGDPAAARDFAEDIVLLKAVGINPVVVHGGGPQIGEMLAKLGVESTFVDGLRVTDAATAKVAEMVLSGAINKELVGWIAGAGGKAIGISGKDGGLVTAQKVSRTTRDPDSNIEQVVDLGFVGEPAEVDTTVIDTMVAAGMIPVIAPIAPGADGQTYNINADTMAGAIAAALGAARLFLLTDVPGVLGTNGELLTDLTPAAIAKLREDGVVRGGMVPKLETCVTAVQSGCEAAVVLDGRVGHAMLLEFFTARGAGTLVRA
- a CDS encoding MarC family protein; translated protein: MIFTELFLSAFVTLFVVIDPPGCAPIYAGLTKGASAAQARSMALRATMIASIILLIFALFGQELLSALHIELNSFRIAGGLMLFFIAFDMVFEKRTQRRESRAEKIAATPEIEDVSVFPMAMPMLAGPGAIAAIMLLMNEADGLTESIEVLAALAAVLAITAASLVAAGPLIRVLGDKVEAVITRLLGVLLSALAAQYVIDGLKGSFSL
- the folD gene encoding bifunctional methylenetetrahydrofolate dehydrogenase/methenyltetrahydrofolate cyclohydrolase FolD encodes the protein MSQAATIDGKAFAEGLRARVGEAAAAFAHQAGRRPGLAVVLVGEDAASQVYVGAKGKACEAAGMASFEHRLPADTSEAALLSLIERLNQDEGVDGILVQLPLPAHLHEQAIIAAINPDKDVDGFHVINAGRLSVGQTGFVPCTPLGCIMLLKDRLGDLSGLDAVVIGRSNIVGKPMAQLLVDANATVTIAHSRTKNLPEVVRRADIVVAAVGRPEMVRADWIKPGATVIDVGINRLPPSEESPKGKLVGDVATAEVREVAGAITPVPGGVGPMTIAVLLRNTLVAAHHHAGMPAPEGL
- a CDS encoding YggT family protein produces the protein MQGLAVLVDILVMLTNVLVMLIIVQFVIGLLFAFNVVSPGNEFLRQVYESINRLLEPVLRPIRNIMPNTGAIDFSPLVLILGLQILTRVMMGLAGAY
- a CDS encoding LON peptidase substrate-binding domain-containing protein; the protein is MTKRLSIFPLTGAVLFPGMQLPLHIFEPRYRALVGDALIRDRQIAMIQPQRPQEGAPLYRVGCVGKIGEVQAMDDGRYNLILEGTTRFRMVRELEVTTAFRQIEAEIMDEDEDETLSHAQRGGFEREARRFADRQGYSVDWDSVARLDDRSLINGVSQIAPFDPASKQALLEAENLTVRCELLVQLMQFFGRTDGDEDIVTLQ
- a CDS encoding TonB-dependent receptor, with product MTTTGSLRLRISHKALMLAAVAAVPHAAFAQSQTPAEEKPEEAQEIVVSGERPIAESEAAALRVQRLSDNLVTVAAADSVGRLPDQNIAQAAGRLPGLAVERDQGQARYISLRGAPNYWTTLSFDGINIVSPEGRDARFDSIPSAIASMIIVSKAVTPDMPGETVAGNVNIVTRSAFDYSGLRVLGKAGYGLAELGDRKEYEANLVASDRWDVGGLGEIGLLVSGSYFERNMVTDNFEIDWERVSQDQRPDSVTRFWARETENKLYRLTRKNWSVSGRLDWRPDADNEISLRSIYTIFTDDEARDNYIFDMDDRQGDLVANTAACPTAINSTPTTTGYADVCIGNTPLAGTVYGVDINQRSTLRAFEQSIFTTTLEGKHTFGDSGFRFEWLGNYTRSRDDRSVVGEARWNSPSTRTLRPTVAYDFTNPQLARVQLFNTLQLASPTRFQAGTGVTAIDTFTKPLSSLRVLDAVDDTDAYTARAIVAYDTGFLGGDATFKAGFQYDQRTKESVNNQILLNTAAQFTQIGLSTNYNDFAIDLPFQGEIPLGYTFRYFNTERMAEVAAAARANFAFAPLTGDNFKVRESVYAGFVMGTLRYDWGSILGGVRMEKLENTGTALATIGAANQTVTAGSSRTLFFPSLHLNYNVSDNGKLRFGYTSGAARADYDQLRPNVVINDANLTISGGNPAVKPERSWGLDSYLEWYIVPQGFLSIGAFYRDVRDVLYTDRRTFNSDALNIGGVDRSDYIFTGIANAGSGRIYGVEMAAQLQLEPWTDDLGLPEWMGGFGISANLTLNDSEVTKPAFAASNIPARKVPLPGTSDTVYNIGGYYEKYGFSARLQYQRRSAWLDGISNDLADAGDTYWAADDELDFSARYAITPNFEVYFDASNLLDNPGRRFTEPGNLLTASGTPTPFTDNLTIEWERFGRRYSGGIRFTF
- a CDS encoding tetratricopeptide repeat protein, producing the protein MGLSIDEQKAVERFRKTVVEPSQTSLVILDFWAEWCGPCKALAPVLEKVAAEYADKGVVLAKINVDEEQFIAAQFQVRSIPTVYAMFQGQPVADLTNARSESQLKATLDQLLAQLPVQAGGGAADGAPQGPSPEELAQFVKMGEDALGAGDAQRAAGIFAQITEFAPENAPAHAGLVRALVMLGEVDQARQVMEVIDSDPRLATDAAIAPARSALELAGTRVDDGELAALRAAATAAPENMDAQFAFAEAAFAAGERDTAADTLLAMIAADREWNEGAARAKLLKIFEATGLEDEWVVGVRRRLSRVLFG